The DNA sequence CTCATGTTGTTCACTCATCTTCAGAAGATGGGCCTTCCATTTTGAAgttgtcaaaagatttggtacCATGCTCAAAATTTTTCTTTCTTCATCTGTTCACTTTTGTCTTTGAACATTTGTATGACAGTATGGCTTCAGTTGATTATCATTTGATCACTAGATAAACATGTCATTGGTATACTAAGGTTATAAGCAACACTTGCTatgcttcaattttttttgttttgtaacCAGCTATACCACAACCTACAAATGCAAGATTGCAGAGCATAGACACATATCCTAAAGGATATACTGGTTAAGACTAAGAAGTGCTTCTTCTGCAACTTGAAGTGTAGAAGTCTCCACAAACATTAAATGATTGTTTGGCGCAGGACTCTTTGGTTGCAATTGAGCAATTTTAACTAGAAATTTGAGCTAGAAATCCTTTACATTTACGTAGCCTTGGCACCTTTAAGTGTATTTTGTTGTTTAGTGGTCTTTATCATCTTAGAATTGTTAAAAGTTGTTTGATAGAAGTTATTGCACTTTGTTTATTCACATGATTTTTATTGAGATCACATGAATAAGCAAACTATCATATCTGATGGGACTAAAAATAAGGATGTATCTATTTTAGTTTATGATGCAGATGTATCTATCAAAGCTTCAAACTGGTTGATAACTGACTTGTTTATTTGTGTGATAGTCACTAAAAGCTGATTAGGTGTTGCTCAGCTCCACCATAACTAAACCAAGGATGTTGAACATttgaaatccaaaaaaaaaaacataaaattcaaaattttgctagtgcaaatgacaatattaaacatttgcattattgtcttattTTAATTATGTTTCACTTGTGCTATTTAAGACAAGGTTAGAAAGTATTGATCGATAGTAGTATATTTAATTTCTCCATTAAAGAATGAAAAAGTTGTGATTAGCAGCATTTAGATTCTTTTTAGTCTCTTTTTCATCCATTTGAATTAATTTGATTACGTACTTAATACTGCAGATTAAGGATCAAACGTATTTTCTCTCCCATCTTTCGCAGTCCCAGCTCAAAAGGCTTCTTTTTCCACTTGGTTGCTTGAGAAAGGTTAGATAGCTCACGTTTTCTTGAGATATGAAATAACAACATCCAACATTTTTTTGTTGATGTCATTGTATAGTATTTACAATTTTCCAATCTGCAATCCCTTAAATGTGTGATGCACCTTCATGGTCAGCATGAAGACTGAACTTTCCCACTTTTACTGTTTTGTAACTTGTATTCTGTTGAATTAAACAGGATGAAGTGCGTAGGATAGCTAATCTTATGGACCTTCCAAACAAAGATAGGAAGGACTCTCAAGGAATATGTTTTCTTGGAAAGGTAACAATGCCATACTTTCATATGCTGTATTAGTGATGAACTTTAGTTTATCTTGAACCGGCATTTATTGACATCATATTTCACGGATTTTTCATAAGAGAAGCTCTAGAATTTGGTGTCTGATTAACCATTTTAAATGTAGGTTAAGTTTAGTGAGTTTGTTGCAAAGCATATAGGGGAGTTGGAGGGTGTATTGCTTGAAGCTGAAACTGGAGATTATCTAGGAAATCATCATGGATTTTGGTTCTATACTATTGGTCAGCGCCAAGGCCTGCGGCTTTCTGGAGGACCCTGGTTTGCAATTTTGCTTAACATACTTTGTTTTGTTGATGACCACTGTGTCAATTTAGTCTCTGGAAAACTTCTGTTGTATGCATTGAACTTATGATAGAAATGTTTGTGGTTCCTGTCTTCCTGACCTTAAGAACTCACTATATTAGGAAATTAAACAAAACtatttgtcatcaacaagaaTTAGTATGTTTAATTGGATAATCCAATTACCAAGATTACTTACATTGTTGCAGGTTTGTTGTTGAAAAGGATGTGCGGAACAATGTTGTTTTTGTATCAAGAAACTACTTTTCGTTGGATAAAAGACGGCGTACATTTCATGTTGGATCATTGAATTGGTTCAGTGGTGCACCTCTTGAAAACACTGAGCAACTACAGTGcaaggtaaaaaaaataaaagaaacaaacaagaactgGTTTCTTACACCTGCATcgttatattgttagatttggttGCTTCATACATTGTATGCATGTCTTTTCTGTTTGTAGATTGTACAAGAAACTATTGTTAGATGATCAAATATGATGGGTTGCTTTGTGTTCCATAGTATATGGTATTATTTTTGTgaagtttttaatattttatctagATTCTAGCATGTTAGTGTTCAGTTCCCTGGATGACATGGTATACAAATTCCATGTTGTTTGATTTGATTGGAACCTTTTCTAGGATGGTAGGGAAGAAAACCACGTGGTCTTGTTTAGAAGTattgataaataaaaaacataGTAATGCAAGTATGACACTTGTTTCCAGATATCCTTTGCTTTATAAGATAGCCTTATGCATGGTACAGGTACATACATAGTCTGCTTTGGGGGTCACAAATTGACCTTTTTGCATTGAGCTGGAAATGCATTTTAGGGGAAAATTAGACAAAATAAGGAAATAAAATCCAGTTTATGTATGCATATTGACCAAGAATCTTAATCATCAGGTTCGACATGGTCCTGGTTTTTATGACTGCAGCATTATGGCAGTGCCAGGGATAGATGGTGATGAAGATAATTTGGTGGTGCATCTATCTGAAGATGACCAGGGCTTGGCTGCCGGTCAGTTTGCAGCTTTCTACCATGGTGATGTCTGCATAGGTTCAGGTGTTATTATGGATTCTTGGGATGAGAAGTGCTTCCCCATTTGTTCAAAGGCTTTGGAGACTGCAAGGATGGAAGATAAGTCAAAACTAGGGAAACCGGTCAGGATAATGAACCTGGATACCAGGTAGAGGTTCTACTGAGTTGATCGATGTTCTATGATCCGGAGATTGCAAGCATATTACAGAATAGCTCAGAATCAGGTATGGACTTTTGAAGCCCAATGTTTTCATGTTTCGTTTGAGCTTGCGTCATCAATACATATCATTATTTCTTAATTTCCTCATATTTCTTCAGCAAGTAGGGAGTTGTGCTCAGGGAGACAAACATAGCCTCTTGTTGTAGCTGTTATATGTCATGTCAGTTGTCCACAAATCATGTGATATCGTGGACTAAATCAACCGTAGATGATGGTAGACTGGAGGCGTGGGAAAGAAGAGGGTGCAGATGATTTGGAAGTATCATTTCTGTCGCCGAAAAATGTCTACTAACGAGTCATGGACCATATCTTGGTTATTTATTGCCTAAACTGGTAATTGCAATCGGAAAATGTGGTATCGGTGACACCTCTTAACTGACCTTGAGAAGAAGTGCTCTATGGAAACTTGCATGTTTTTTATGCAAAAACCAGTCATGCATCCTAGAATGGCTGTTCAAATTGTGTTGGACTCAGTTGAACATTTGATGATGCTATGTGTCAACTAAGATGGAGTCTCTCATCAACAGGAACTGATCGAGGATTGATACCAGCAAGCATCTGAAGCAGTTTGTGACCTTGTTAGAGTCTCTTCACCCAACCAGGAACAGAACCTAACTTTGATCTTCTTTGTTCATATGTACAGTACAATATAGTGAACTCCATGCATTGTTTGTTTATTTAGGGATGACCTGACAATTAAGGCATGCCATTTCTTCTTTGCATCTGTCTGTATACTACAAAGGCCATATGCTGCCTCCTTGTGGTGTGCCACCAAAATAAGAATTTCTATTCACCAATCAGATGCTTTTCAGGTTGAAgaacatttttattttattttattctctaGTTGATGCAAAATGCAGGAGAACAAATAATGCAGCAAGGAGGACAAATTATTGGTCATGACCTGTTCTTTCTCTTCCGAGTAAGACATAAAAGCTGagatcaaaaccatcaaatcacaagaagaattCAAGTGGATTCATTGATCATTTTATTTGGGGAGGAAGATTCaaatctttctctcttttctttttttcttcttagtGACCCAATTGCCACAAAGTCAACAAGCATAATCTTTTATTCATTAAAAGACATGTATCTTCAAATAAATTTTGCATCACAGACACACAATCAAGAAGTTCCTCTAAGAAATGACAATCTTTCTTACCAACACCGCATATATTATTCCTTAAAAGaccttaaaattatatatatatatatatatataggaacacAGTTCTACCGAAGGCAATACGATACAAGAACGAGAATACGACGAACACCGAGCCTGAAACGTAGGTAAGCAGAGGAAGAAGACTCCGCCGCCTCCCTCAGCAGCGCCTCGAAGGCCTCCATGAACGGGCTCAGCCTCCGCAGCGAAGGCACGTACAGCGTCAGCGGCGCCGCTGAGAGCGCCACCGCCAACAGCAGCTGCAGCATCTGATGCTTCAGGTCTCCTCTGCCACAATGCCCGCAGCAGCAGCACAACTACACTGCGAACGAGCGATGggactctctgtctctctctctctctctctctctctctctctctctctctcttatgcgGATCGGCGGAGAGAAAAGGAGGCAGCTTCCGGACGCCCTCAAGTTTGTTAGGTAGAGAAGAGGAGATGCTTGGGGATCAGTGGAACTCACGTAGAGAAGTATGGAGGCGTCCTCAGGTTTGGTAGGTAGGGGTTGACTGGCAGATGCCGCAGCACTGTTGAGGATAACATGTAGCTTTAACTATTGAATGAGGAACTGACAAAGGGTTGACTTCAATGCCTGGAATTCAAGCGCAAATTGTTGCCCAGTATGAGAATGCTGTGTCCAATCATAACAACTTTAATtgtcctcttttttcttttctttcgccATGCACACTAACTAATACTGTCTATTGATAATATAATTATCTGAAACCATGATCATTGACCAAATTAAAAACCTTAATTATAAGTATGATTCATCTTACCAATCCATATGCATGCAATAAATCCAACAGGAAATTTCCAGGATCACATATGCATGAATAAAGATGTGAACATAACCCTGCTTGACTTGTAACTCATACCTGAATCATCTAAATGTGAGAAGGATATCTAAACATGCTGAACAATACTGATATTAACTACATCAGATAAGTCGAATACTCGAGCATAAACAATGTGACTTGTATCAGAGAGGCATATAGAGGCCAAAGTCAACTCTCCTGCAACTTGGTATGcatccatgaaaatgatttgttgGGCCATAAAACATGCTCATAAATAATATGACCTGTGTTCTCCTCTTGAGAGCGAGGTAAATCTACTAATGTCAACTCATCATCCAGCAAAATTCGCTAGCTGCAACACCATTATAATATTCTCAGAGACCAGTCGTCCGCGACGCGAACATTGGGTTTCCTGATAGTGAGTGCAACTGGCGGCGACGCCCTCCGGAGGGTGAGTGGACCAAGTTCGATGTTCGTTTCATGATTCCCTGGTTCGACCACAGCTTTTTTGGCACCGGATGGCAGTCCGAGAAGTATAATTCTCTCCACAGTGCAATCTGTGGAAAATTTCTTGTCACCTACGTTGGAGGGGCGAATGTCTATCGACGTTAGCTTGCGATCAGCGAATATAAAACGCCGATGGATGTATGCCCCCTGCTCAAAGTCATAGCTTTTGCCATCATCGATGTAGAGCTCCCCTTCGGCAGCGAGTGAACCATTAAGGGCTATTACCTGCTCACACAAGATAGCTCCATATATCACTTGCAGAAAATAGATTGAAGAGTGTACTAAGTTGATAAGATCATGATGGCAATACATGAAGCAAAATTTAAACTCAATCATTCCAACTTGAGAATGTTATATTTTCCTTTATGGCATTTACTATAGCAATAGCAAAAAACATCATAGGGACACTAGAAACCTATGCAAAGGAAGCTTGTGGTTTTCAAGCCTTTAAAACTCGTGTAAACTAACCTATTTTTCCATCACAATTTGCAGCCAACCAGATAAAGGACACATAAAGGATTTGGCAGGTAAGAGAGAGCATTTCATTCATAATAAGCATACCAGAGTGTAAGGGTCGTTCACCATCTGGGTGGAACTGCGCCTAAATCTGTCCTTTCTCGGTATAATAGTACCTGCTCTCTGGAAACTGGGTATGCTGTCCTCTGAAACAGCCAGTTTGTGGGAGACacctccatcaaacttgactccattTCTCAAGTTAAACCACGATGCTCCAGCAGGCAAATAAACTGATGCTGACTTTTGATCCTGTCCAGCAACAAAAGAAGATCGATTCTCCTTAAAAACTAATGAAGGAACAAATAAAAGAACTTGTAGGACACATACAGAGATAAAAATCAATAGTACCTTTTCATAAATCCCATGGACTAACAAACTTGAGCCAACCAGAAAAGCTTCACCATTATCATATGTTTCTTTGTCAGAAGGAAATTCCAACCACAAAGGGCGCATAACAGGGATGCCAGTTACAGCAGCCTCTCTGAATAGTGTGTAATAGTATGGCAACAATGAGTATCGAGTGTGTATTGCCTCTCTCATCAAAGCAGTGTTCTGCTCTCTGCATTGATTAGACAGAAAAATCATGCACTTTTGTGTAAATATATTTCCATAACAAACATCATATACTGCACAAATCTATGATACATTACAGATATGTTGCTGAGGTGTCCATTTTAGGATGCTACTAAGAAGacatgagaaatcattagtaaagaagTTGTTCCATTTATGAGTTAATTGCCTTTAGAACTAGGAACCAAAACTATGCAAACCATGACTCCAAACTAAGGATAGGCATTATTCCAAACAAGtctatagagaaaaaaaaagggaaatcaTAACAAAAATCTTTTAACAAAAAAAGTTATGCAATTGGACAGCTTCAGATATGCCACAGGAGCTGGTTACCATGATGTAGGGCATACAAAAGCCCTGAATGTAAAAAATGCTCTTTAACTGCTACTCGTTACAAGAAACAATTAGGTACTACTTAAAGATCCTTAAACCACAATCGAAACTCAAGGAGTCTCCTTGATGTCCACCCTCCAAATTTGGTATAAAATTTCCCAAGACAAATTTAGGTTAAAAAGCAGTTACCATGTAAAGGAAAATTAGCAAAGAGGAAATTCTACCTTTTTGCTTGCAACTTAAACTCATGCAAATAAGAAGATACTctctaaaattcctctataattaGGCTAGAAGAAGCAAAAAATGACAAGATTTACCACAGGGACCGTGGTTTACTTCAAAGCGCTGACAGAAGTAATACAAACCCCTATCCTACATATTTCTGCAATTAGAGAATTTGTCCTATCTCATTAAATATCTGACAACCGTGTAAGCAAGAGATAGCTTCAATGCCAGGCCAAACCAGAAACAACATTCATCCATCATTCACAGAACAATACAATTTTGTGCATATTATAGTATCTAAATAGCAATGATACATAGTGCACAACTTGATTATAGAAGCCATTTGCACCACCATTTAAGGATGCAGCGATGACAAGACCACCATGGTTCACCTCAAGGCGTACCATTGTGTTATCTTCAAATATCAAGCCATGGGTTAAGCTTTATCCATTGGATGCACCGGACTAATTGAAAAGTGTGGATCTATTATTAGATTCTACATAGTTCAATTTAGCTTTCAAACAACGAACTGTATATTTCTTAGAGGTTTAGAAGTATGGCACATGTAAAAGGGAAAGGAAACCTTAGTCATTTGATTTTCTAATGCTTATAACATATGTTGATCACTCAACTAGCCAACAGAATGAATTTTCATATAATCAGCTGCATTAAGAGTTGAAAATTCATCATTTTCTCTTCTTACCTGCATGTAGTGTATGCTATGTACCACACAACCAACAAAGTGAGTCCAGAAGACCTATATCCCTTCTGTTCTTATTCCCTCCTTCTGCTCTCcctgttctttttttctttgtttccatCGCTGCTATTTGTGAAAAACATGAATACAAGTTAAACCATAACGAATCGCATTGCCCATTTAGATCATTTTCCTCATCtgctaattttttttctctcaaatgGTAACAAAGTTAATCCACTGTATATTATAACTAGGATCAACACTCCAATCTATCTGGTTGATATAACAGCAGACCCAATTGACCACTTCCAAAACCATAAAGCATCGACCTCAAAGCCCGTTTTCTAGGATCCGGTGCAGAACCTGCCACACCCGTTTTTTACACTCAGGTCCATTCCTTGATTTTTTCCTTTTATACCCTAATTGAAGACATAGCTTAAACACTTCTGCTGCTTTCCTTGAAGTTTCTAAGCCACTGGATAAGAACCCATTTACTATGGTTTGAACCTGGTTCCATCATTTATCCTCAGTAGACCTGAAGATTAAATCCTGCTTAAAATGTACGTCAAGGCTAGGCTAAGCTAGTGTCATTATTTTACTAAGTATAAAAACAGCATTAAAAGCTAGGCACAAAAGAGCCTTCTACTAAGTCTACCTGAAACTAGCCAAACTGCAGCATACAGCATATTAAGACAAAGGGTTAATAATGAAGGCAAAAGAACACATCACATGAAGTGACAGTGAAAACACCATAAGCATTTGACTCATCAGCTGTATTCATGTTGGCCGAACAAGATAGCGACTCTGAATACTGGAGCCATAAAAGGTCACGAGAATCTCCAAGTAAGTGCAACAGAAAGGAGCATGAAACCCTAGCATTTCAGTTGCTTAGTTAATATCTATAACAGAATGTATAACAAAACTAGCTTAGTTATCACAAATAAATCAAGTATGATCAGCAGACAGAAATCCTGCAATTAATATAGTATCTTGGTTGTAGATGAAGACAGTAATCATGAATACCCAAATAGCCAAGGCTCTCGTCTCTTGGTGTCATGGTGAGCATGAGCTCTAAAGAATGGATAATAAGCACCAAGCTGGTACCATCGGACTAACAAGTCATTTTCTGGGTTGCCAAAAAACCCTCCAACATCAGCACCTGTGACATAAGTTTATTTTAGAAAAGCATCCAGGTAAACATGCAATACACATCCATAACCAACTATGAAAATTTACTCACCAGAAAATGACATGCCAGCAAGACCAAGGTTTAGAATCATTGGAACCGAAACTCTGAGATGGTCCCAATCTGCAGAATTGTCTCCAGTCCAGATTGCACCATACCTTTGGCTTCCAGCAAAAATAGCTCTCGATAAAACAAACGGCCTGTCTTTTCCATTACCTCTCTTTAAGAGACCATTAGATGTAGCCATATGAAAATAGTAACCATATGCATTGTGTAATTCCCTGTGCTCTACGCCTCCCATGTGTATAGCATCCCTGGGCATGGTTACCTGAGAAAAACTGATAATTATTGCTTTTCAAGAGAGTTTAACATACTTGCGAGGGAAAAAAGAACTTACTCTTGAAGGTAGAATTTGAACATTAGTTACTATTTAGAACTGAACAGAAAAGGTCATTTCACAATGATGGTTGATAAATTAATCTTTAATGTGGAACTCAAATGGAAAGGTTATGGATATCCAGTGAAAAAAGTTCTTAGGCCTTGAAAATCTACAATAACACGAAAAGTAAACAATAACATGAGTATTTTGATGTATAGAGCTTCCAAGTAAATGCTCCTTTTTGTTAATTTACATCCTATTTAATCAATCAGCATGAAAATCAAAGCTAGAGTTGAATAAAGACTATGTGGCGCATCATCTGGAAAGGTGAACGTTCCTCTTTCACTGCAATTGCAAATTGAAATTGGTCCTCCAAAGTAAAACTGTGGCTAGATATGTGAACATACAAAATTAATTACTCATGCACAAATAACAACTAAAAGCTACTGAGTTACCAGAATCATATTCTGATTTAAATGTTATAATTTCAATGATCTGTATTCTGTAATCTACGATGCTCCTAATGCATAGCCTAACCTTCCAGAAAATCTCCATAAAGCACTTTGTCAACAGCAGAAACTAGATGTAAATGTTGTATATTTTGGACAGAGTGGCTGATCCCCTTCTAATAAACGTAGAAGGGCCACAAATTGACATTACCTCAGGACCATTGAAGACCGAAGGCTCGTTCATGTCATTCCATATGTACAATGATGGTGTTGAACCTACATATTCCTTCAAAGAGAATTTCTCAGCCCACCACTCTCGTATCTCTGGATTCAACATATCAGGATAAGACGAGGACCCTGGCCAGCACCACCCATCAAAATCCTTCCCTGATGCATCTTTCACATAGTAACCCTTCTCGGTCGCTTCTTTGTGCAAGTAAAATGAATCATCCCGCTTGATATGAGGGTCAACAATCGTTACCATGTGCCTCCCCTTGGCAGCCAACTTGTTCTGCATCTCCTCTGGGTGTGGGAACAACACTCGGTCCCAAGTGAAGTATCGCTTCCCATCAGCATGATCGATATCAAGCCACAAGACATCATAAGGTATATCATGCTCATCGAACCCAGCATCCACAGCTGCAACATCCTCCTCGTCCCTGTAATTCCACCTGCATTGGTGATATGCCACTGCAAACTCCTGCGGCATCGCCTGAGTCCCGGTGACCGAAGCGTACTGCCGCAGCACATCCTTCGGACCTGGACCGACAAAGAAGAATGCATCCACGACTCCAGCCTCGCTCATCCAAAATGTGTCGACCCTCCCTGCGTTTGGCGCGGCCGGATCATCCCACCCGGGGGCGAGAACATCAATTTGCATCTCAGCAGCGTTGAGCCAGAAGAATCCTGACGTCGAGCGGGTGCCGTGCGAGAGCATAAAGGGGATGGATCCGTAGATCCCAAAGGGGGAATCATGGAGGTACTCGAAGACATCGAGGTTGAAGAGACGGTAGGGTTCGGATTCATCGACTCCGGGACCTCTAGTCGGACGGAGGGATAGCGACGTCGAGGCATGCTCCGGGATCCCGTAAACGAAATCTGCGCCGTGAAAGGAAACGTCGAAGCTTATCGACTGAGGACCGTGAGGCCGCGAGTCGGTGTGGCTGCGAAAGTTCTCCTCCCAATTCTCGTCATCTTTCTTGGCCCTCAACTGCTCGAAATCGAACAGCCCGTGAGAGTTGAGCGAGAGGACGGGCTCGCCCCCAGATCCAGCGCGACGGACGACGATCTGGAAGGGATCGTGGCGGAGGACGCCCTCGAAGCCGTCTGCTAGGTAGAAGGAGGTGGCGGACGCGCCATCTGGGGAAAGACGAGAGAGCCAGAGCCGGCGGTCGTCGAGGTTGGAGAGGAGGACGTCGGGGAGGCGGAACCGGCGCTTTGTGGTGGGGGCGGAGGAAGGGTCCTCGTCGATCTCGAGGCGGAGGATGCCGCCGCGGTATAcggagaggcggaggaggagagacCGCGAGCTGGCGTCGTCGCCGTCGGCGGCGGACGGGTCGTCGTCGGTGACCTGGCGGAGGGTGGGGGCGGGGACGAGGCGGGCGGAGACTGCGCCATCTGAGAGGGAGACGTCGGCCACGGAGAAGGAGGGGAGCGAATTGGGGGCACGGCCGCGGGCGCGCTTGCAGAAGGGGGTCTGGCGGCAGGAGCGGAACTCGTCCTTCTTCCAGGCCGAGGTCAACGAGGCCAAGAAGACTAAGAAGATAAGAAAGATTAAGGCGTCCGGAGATCGGCGATTCAATCTACCCATGGTGGACGGGCAGCGG is a window from the Musa acuminata AAA Group cultivar baxijiao chromosome BXJ2-1, Cavendish_Baxijiao_AAA, whole genome shotgun sequence genome containing:
- the LOC135598842 gene encoding uncharacterized protein LOC135598842 isoform X4 — translated: MLDAREAAQGRRSPQRRRRQQHRPPPPPRRGARLHRFLSQNLVPNFQNFWSECPWDEDLKYARAVCDQVDVPLEVVHLSDEYWNNVVCHIISEYRSGRTPNPDVLCNTRIKFGAFLEAIASMEFDYVASGHYAHVVHSSSEDGPSILKLSKDLIKDQTYFLSHLSQSQLKRLLFPLGCLRKDEVRRIANLMDLPNKDRKDSQGICFLGKVKFSEFVAKHIGELEGVLLEAETGDYLGNHHGFWFYTIGQRQGLRLSGGPWFVVEKDVRNNVVFVSRNYFSLDKRRRTFHVGSLNWFSGAPLENTEQLQCKVRHGPGFYDCSIMAVPGIDGDEDNLVVHLSEDDQGLAAGQFAAFYHGDVCIGSGVIMDSWDEKCFPICSKALETARMEDKSKLGKPVRIMNLDTR
- the LOC135598844 gene encoding probable glucan 1,3-alpha-glucosidase; the encoded protein is MGRLNRRSPDALIFLIFLVFLASLTSAWKKDEFRSCRQTPFCKRARGRAPNSLPSFSVADVSLSDGAVSARLVPAPTLRQVTDDDPSAADGDDASSRSLLLRLSVYRGGILRLEIDEDPSSAPTTKRRFRLPDVLLSNLDDRRLWLSRLSPDGASATSFYLADGFEGVLRHDPFQIVVRRAGSGGEPVLSLNSHGLFDFEQLRAKKDDENWEENFRSHTDSRPHGPQSISFDVSFHGADFVYGIPEHASTSLSLRPTRGPGVDESEPYRLFNLDVFEYLHDSPFGIYGSIPFMLSHGTRSTSGFFWLNAAEMQIDVLAPGWDDPAAPNAGRVDTFWMSEAGVVDAFFFVGPGPKDVLRQYASVTGTQAMPQEFAVAYHQCRWNYRDEEDVAAVDAGFDEHDIPYDVLWLDIDHADGKRYFTWDRVLFPHPEEMQNKLAAKGRHMVTIVDPHIKRDDSFYLHKEATEKGYYVKDASGKDFDGWCWPGSSSYPDMLNPEIREWWAEKFSLKEYVGSTPSLYIWNDMNEPSVFNGPEVTMPRDAIHMGGVEHRELHNAYGYYFHMATSNGLLKRGNGKDRPFVLSRAIFAGSQRYGAIWTGDNSADWDHLRVSVPMILNLGLAGMSFSGADVGGFFGNPENDLLVRWYQLGAYYPFFRAHAHHDTKRREPWLFGEQNTALMREAIHTRYSLLPYYYTLFREAAVTGIPVMRPLWLEFPSDKETYDNGEAFLVGSSLLVHGIYEKDQKSASVYLPAGASWFNLRNGVKFDGGVSHKLAVSEDSIPSFQRAGTIIPRKDRFRRSSTQMVNDPYTLVIALNGSLAAEGELYIDDGKSYDFEQGAYIHRRFIFADRKLTSIDIRPSNVGDKKFSTDCTVERIILLGLPSGAKKAVVEPGNHETNIELGPLTLRRASPPVALTIRKPNVRVADDWSLRIL
- the LOC135598842 gene encoding uncharacterized protein LOC135598842 isoform X1 yields the protein MRRAMATLPLRLPCLPKLVHLRTPFRFPFLPPRPPPPQAFFISPRASSMSLASSPSSSSSTSSSLPVLTLPPPPPPPSGHAPHLPSVSSGAVDLEPYVGCSMPGRRLRVAVLLSGGVDSSTALRLLHAAGHDCTAFYLKIWFQEDFQNFWSECPWDEDLKYARAVCDQVDVPLEVVHLSDEYWNNVVCHIISEYRSGRTPNPDVLCNTRIKFGAFLEAIASMEFDYVASGHYAHVVHSSSEDGPSILKLSKDLIKDQTYFLSHLSQSQLKRLLFPLGCLRKDEVRRIANLMDLPNKDRKDSQGICFLGKVKFSEFVAKHIGELEGVLLEAETGDYLGNHHGFWFYTIGQRQGLRLSGGPWFVVEKDVRNNVVFVSRNYFSLDKRRRTFHVGSLNWFSGAPLENTEQLQCKVRHGPGFYDCSIMAVPGIDGDEDNLVVHLSEDDQGLAAGQFAAFYHGDVCIGSGVIMDSWDEKCFPICSKALETARMEDKSKLGKPVRIMNLDTR